In Mobula hypostoma chromosome 11, sMobHyp1.1, whole genome shotgun sequence, the following are encoded in one genomic region:
- the lrrc4ca gene encoding leucine rich repeat containing 4C, genome duplicate a encodes MLNKMTLHPQQMMIGPKFNRAILDPLFVLLLALQLLVVAGLVRAQTCPSVCSCSNQFSKVICTRRNLREVPDSISINTRYLNLQENRVQVIKADSFKHLRHLEILQLSKNHIRQIEVGAFNGLTNLNTLELFDNRLSTIPSGAFEYLSKLKELWLRNNPIESIQSYAFSRIPSLRRLDLGELKRLEYISDRAFEGLSNLRYLNLGMCNLREIPNLMPLIKLEELELSGNRLSLIRPGSFQGLTNLQKLWMMHAQIQVIERNAFDDLQSLIELNLAHNNLTLLPHDLFTPLHHLERVHLHHNPWNCNCDILWLSWWLKEIVPSNTTCCARCHAPPSLKGNYIGELDQNKFNCYAPVIVEAPTDLNLTEGMAAELKCRASTSMTSVSWITPNGTIMTHGAYKVRISVLNDGTLNFTNVTAEDTGLYTCLVSNSAGNTTASATLNVTATENSTFTYFTTVTVETMEPSVQVHTTDDKFRPTPFSEWDTTFVTTSLTPRSTKSTEKTITVAITDAGENLIPGLDEVMKTTKIIIGCFVAITLMAAVMLIIFYKMRKQHHHQNHHAPTRTIEIINAEDDITGSTAVESHLTMPTIEHEYINHYNSYKAPFNHTTTVNTINSLHSSVHEPLLMPMNSKDNVQETQI; translated from the coding sequence ATGTTGAACAAGATGACATTGCATCCACAGCAGATGATGATAGGTCCAAAGTTTAACAGGGCGATACTCGACCCTTTATTTGTGCTGCTGTTGGCTCTACAACTTCTTGTAGTGGCTGGTTTGGTTAGAGCGCAGACTTGCCCTTCCGTGTGCTCCTGTAGCAACCAATTCAGTAAAGTGATCTGTACGCGACGGAACTTGAGAGAAGTGCCGGATAGCATCTCCATTAACACACGCTACCTGAACCTGCAAGAGAACAGAGTCCAAGTAATCAAAGCTGACAGCTTCAAGCACTTAAGGCACCTGGAGATTCTACAGTTAAGTAAGAACCACATCCGGCAGATTGAGGTTGGAGCCTTCAATGGCCTGACAAATCTCAACACCCTGGAGCTATTTGACAACCGCCTTTCCACCATCCCCAGCGGAGCTTTtgagtacctatccaaactgaaAGAGCTGTGGTTGAGGAATAATCCCATTGAAAGTATACAATCGTATGCTTTCAGTCGAATTCCTTCTCTAAGGAGATTAGATTTAGGTGAGCTGAAAAGACTTGAATATATCTCAGACAGAGCCTTTGAAGGTTTGTCAAATCTAAGATATCTGAACCTTGGTATGTGTAATCTTCGGGAAATCCCAAACCTCATGCCTCTGATAAAATTGGAGGAACTGGAACTATCAGGGAATCGGCTTTCATTAATCCGACCGGGCTCCTTTCAGGGTTTAACTAACCTGCAGAAACTGTGGATGATGCATGCTCAGATCCAGGTGATTGAGAGGAATGCCTTTGATGACCTTCAGTCACTAATAGAGCTTAACTTGGCACACAATAACCTGACTCTGCTGCCTCATGACCTCTTCACACCCCTTCATCATCTAGAGCGGGTCCACTTGCATCACAACCCATGGAACTGCAATTGCGATATCTTGTGGCTGAGCTGGTGGCTGAAGGAGATTGTACCCTCCAACACAACATGTTGCGCTCGTTGTCACGCACCTCCTAGTTTAAAAGGGAATTACATTGGAGAACTGGACCAGAACAAATTCAACTGCTACGCTCCAGTAATTGTAGAGGCTCCCACTGATCTCAATCTGACCGAGGGAATGGCTGCAGAGTTGAAATGTCGAGCCTCAACCTCCATGACCTCAGTGAGTTGGATTACTCCCAATGGCACAATTATGACTCATGGAGCATATAAAGTTCGTATTTCCGTGCTGAACGATGGCACGTTAAATTTCACAAATGTGACTGCGGAGGACACGGGATTGTATACATGTCTGGTGAGCAACTCTGCAGGAAATACAACAGCTTCAGCCACTCTGAATGTGACTGCTACAGAAAACAGCACTTTCACTTATTTTACAACTGTTACAgtggagactatggagccatctGTACAGGTGCACACGACGGATGATAAATTTAGGCCTACACCTTTCAGCGAGTGGGATACAACATTTGTAACGACCTCCTTGACTCCTCGGAGCACAAAGTCAACAGAAAAGACAATCACTGTTGCTATTACAGATGCAGGAGAAAATCTCATACCTGGCTTGGATGAGGTGATGAAAACTACAAAGATTATTATTGGTTGCTTTGTTGCCATCACACTAATGGCGGCAGTGATGTTAATCATTTTTTACAAAATGCGCAAACAGCATCACCACCAGAATCACCATGCTCCCACCAGGACCATCGAGATCATCAATGCAGAAGATGACATCACAGGAAGTACTGCTGTGGAGAGTCACCTGACCATGCCCACGATAGAGCATGAGTATATAAACCATTATAACTCTTATAAAGCTCCTTTCAACCACACTACCACAGTAAACACAATTAACTCACTACACAGCTCTGTGCATGAACCATTATTGATGCCAATGAACTCTAAGGACAATGTGCAAGAGACACAAATATGA